From Aquificaceae bacterium, a single genomic window includes:
- a CDS encoding methylthioribulose 1-phosphate dehydratase: MHREISELIEIGRLLHSRGWLPASGGNLSVRLEDDRVLITASGSHKGHLTREDFVVVNLKGEVLEGSKKPSAETELHLLVYRVFPEAKSVLHVHSINSTLISRMAQEDIRLEGYELLKAFEGIKTHETSISVPVFENSQDMEELSKRIEKKLREEKVYGFLLRSHGLYTWGKSIREAYIRLEAFEFLFECELRLMRLA; the protein is encoded by the coding sequence ATGCATAGGGAGATTTCCGAGCTTATAGAGATAGGAAGGCTTTTGCATTCAAGGGGTTGGCTACCTGCAAGTGGTGGAAACCTTTCTGTGAGGCTTGAAGATGATAGGGTGCTTATTACCGCTTCAGGAAGCCACAAGGGGCATCTTACAAGAGAAGACTTTGTGGTGGTTAATCTAAAGGGAGAGGTATTAGAAGGCTCAAAAAAGCCTTCTGCAGAAACGGAGCTTCATCTCTTAGTCTATAGGGTTTTTCCAGAGGCAAAGTCCGTCTTGCATGTGCATTCTATAAACTCCACGTTAATATCAAGAATGGCACAAGAAGACATAAGGCTTGAAGGGTATGAGCTTCTGAAAGCCTTTGAGGGTATAAAAACCCACGAAACGAGTATAAGCGTGCCTGTCTTTGAAAACTCCCAAGACATGGAGGAATTATCTAAGAGAATTGAGAAAAAGCTGAGAGAAGAAAAGGTTTACGGCTTTCTCCTTAGGTCTCATGGCTTATACACATGGGGTAAAAGCATAAGGGAGGCTTATATAAGGCTTGAGGCTTTTGAGTTTCTTTTTGAGTGTGAGCTTAGGCTAATGCGTTTGGCATGA
- a CDS encoding 5-(carboxyamino)imidazole ribonucleotide synthase, whose protein sequence is MRVGILGGGQLGWMTILEGRKLGFEFFVLDPDPRSPASKISDRWFPPDRVEEFIKTCDVITYEFEHIHQEVLEKVYDLTTPSLNVLETKRSRIREKEFYRKRGYPTAEFTTASWKDLREKVKNFGLPCVVKSESLGYDGKGQYRVYYLEDVEDILKNHTEGEKFLIERFVDFSFEFSLIGVRDQKGNSKLYPLTVNHHEGGILLYNQTRSFSIKEAEDIVLSLMEDLNLVGLLAVEFFYTWDGKVLINEFAPRPHNTGHYSLDACYTSQFENLLRAICGLPLGSTRLKLPSGMVNILGLSLEDIDLSSLLSLEGTKLYWYGKDKKPKRKMGHINIIASTEQELEERIEKIVNLLYSHEPS, encoded by the coding sequence ATGCGTGTGGGCATCCTTGGAGGTGGACAGCTCGGCTGGATGACCATCCTTGAGGGCAGGAAGTTAGGCTTTGAGTTTTTTGTCCTTGACCCAGACCCCAGGTCTCCCGCAAGCAAAATATCAGACAGGTGGTTTCCACCAGATAGGGTAGAAGAGTTTATAAAAACTTGTGATGTTATTACCTATGAGTTTGAACATATACACCAAGAGGTTTTAGAAAAGGTTTATGACCTTACCACACCCTCTTTGAACGTGCTTGAGACAAAAAGGAGCAGGATAAGAGAAAAGGAATTTTACAGAAAAAGAGGCTATCCTACCGCAGAGTTTACCACCGCAAGTTGGAAAGACTTAAGGGAGAAAGTAAAGAATTTTGGACTTCCCTGTGTGGTAAAGTCAGAAAGTTTAGGATACGATGGAAAGGGACAGTATAGGGTTTACTACTTAGAGGATGTGGAGGACATTCTAAAAAATCATACTGAAGGAGAGAAGTTCCTAATAGAGCGGTTTGTGGATTTTAGCTTTGAGTTTTCTCTCATAGGTGTAAGAGACCAAAAGGGCAACAGCAAACTTTATCCTCTTACTGTAAACCACCACGAGGGAGGAATTTTACTCTATAACCAAACGAGGAGTTTTTCCATAAAAGAGGCAGAGGATATAGTTTTGTCTCTAATGGAGGATTTAAACCTTGTGGGTCTTTTGGCGGTGGAGTTTTTCTACACTTGGGATGGTAAAGTCCTTATAAACGAGTTTGCACCCAGACCTCACAACACGGGGCATTACAGCCTTGATGCCTGCTATACCTCTCAGTTTGAAAACTTGCTAAGGGCTATATGTGGTCTTCCACTGGGTTCAACAAGGCTTAAACTGCCTTCAGGCATGGTTAACATCTTAGGGCTCTCCTTAGAGGATATAGACCTGTCAAGCCTTCTCTCCCTTGAGGGAACAAAGCTCTACTGGTATGGAAAGGATAAAAAGCCAAAAAGAAAGATGGGACACATAAACATAATTGCAAGCACAGAGCAAGAGCTTGAGGAAAGGATTGAGAAGATAGTTAACCTTCTTTACTCTCATGAGCCTTCTTAA
- a CDS encoding site-specific DNA-methyltransferase: protein MKARLYIADARSMKELSDESIDLVITSPPYWHIKDYGVEGQIGYGQSLHEYLKSLYAVFKECYRVLKGGTKLCINIGDQFARSIVYGAYKVIPIHAEIICMCEEIGFDYMGAIIWQKKTTMNTTGGANVMGSFPYPPNGVVEIDYEFILIFKKEGKRKVEKSVKEASKLTKEEWKEYFSGHWKFAGARQVDHEAVFPEELPRRLIKMFSFVGDTVLDPFAGSGTTLKVALELGRRAIGYEIKEDYIKLVREKLGLFGLEVIKREVQDYKVEEVNYEPKIKDAKPLIDEKKFKFNGDRLYKVIKVLSEDTLLLSTGIKVKLAGVRIKDKNSALEYLNRYVKGKEVFLKFVSNSKESPHDTVVARVFLKNKIHINRKMVQMNIAEEFLDE, encoded by the coding sequence ATGAAGGCAAGGCTTTATATTGCAGATGCAAGAAGTATGAAAGAGTTGAGCGACGAGAGTATAGACCTTGTCATTACCTCACCGCCCTATTGGCACATCAAAGACTATGGAGTTGAAGGTCAAATAGGATATGGACAGAGCCTGCATGAGTATTTAAAAAGCCTATATGCGGTCTTTAAAGAATGCTACAGGGTTCTAAAGGGAGGAACTAAACTTTGCATAAACATAGGAGACCAGTTTGCCCGTAGCATAGTTTATGGAGCGTATAAGGTCATACCCATCCATGCAGAGATAATATGCATGTGTGAAGAAATAGGCTTTGACTATATGGGTGCTATAATATGGCAGAAAAAAACCACTATGAATACCACAGGTGGGGCAAACGTAATGGGTAGTTTTCCGTATCCACCAAATGGTGTTGTAGAAATAGACTATGAGTTTATACTAATTTTTAAAAAAGAAGGTAAACGCAAGGTTGAAAAAAGCGTTAAAGAGGCTTCAAAATTGACAAAGGAAGAATGGAAGGAATATTTCTCTGGTCATTGGAAATTCGCAGGTGCAAGACAAGTTGACCACGAGGCGGTTTTTCCGGAAGAGCTTCCAAGAAGGCTAATAAAGATGTTTTCCTTTGTAGGAGACACGGTGCTTGACCCTTTTGCAGGCAGTGGGACAACTCTCAAAGTAGCCTTGGAGCTTGGTAGAAGAGCCATAGGCTATGAGATAAAGGAAGACTACATTAAATTGGTGAGAGAGAAATTAGGTTTGTTTGGGCTTGAGGTCATAAAAAGAGAAGTTCAGGACTATAAGGTAGAAGAGGTCAATTATGAGCCAAAGATAAAAGATGCTAAGCCATTGATTGATGAAAAGAAGTTTAAGTTTAACGGAGATAGATTATACAAAGTTATAAAAGTGCTTTCAGAAGATACCCTTTTACTTTCTACTGGCATTAAAGTAAAACTGGCTGGTGTAAGAATTAAGGATAAGAATTCTGCTTTAGAATATTTGAACCGTTATGTAAAGGGTAAAGAAGTGTTTTTGAAGTTTGTGAGTAATAGTAAGGAAAGTCCTCATGATACAGTTGTTGCCAGAGTATTTCTCAAAAACAAAATCCACATAAATAGAAAGATGGTGCAGATGAATATTGCGGAGGAATTTTTAGATGAGTAA
- a CDS encoding aminotransferase class IV codes for LFGEGLFETLRWKPSEEKLKLHYERLRTSAEFFEIPYPTYEEFLKDLEEVSRGERELYIKYVLISKGGEYLTDKPQSYGKLLLAKPLKPTPKRVKLCFSSYKRHSTDPICRHKTTSYLFNLLVKKDALKRGFWDGIIVNEKEHICETSTANLLFLKGSKLYTPAKEDGLLWGTTLEFLSRRLEIKEDYMKVSELEGFDSVFVLNSLLLCAVVEEVDGKQLKMDNSTFEEISHILRASL; via the coding sequence CTGTTTGGCGAAGGTCTTTTTGAGACCCTTAGGTGGAAGCCCTCTGAAGAGAAGTTAAAACTTCATTACGAAAGGTTAAGGACTTCTGCGGAGTTTTTTGAGATTCCTTATCCTACTTATGAGGAGTTTTTAAAAGACCTTGAGGAGGTTTCAAGAGGAGAAAGGGAGCTTTATATAAAGTATGTGCTTATTTCAAAGGGTGGCGAGTATCTTACAGATAAGCCTCAATCCTATGGAAAATTGTTGTTGGCTAAGCCACTAAAACCTACGCCCAAAAGGGTGAAACTCTGCTTTTCCTCATACAAGAGACACTCCACTGACCCAATATGCAGGCACAAGACCACTTCCTATCTTTTTAACCTTTTGGTCAAAAAGGACGCACTAAAAAGAGGCTTTTGGGACGGAATAATAGTCAATGAAAAAGAGCATATCTGTGAAACCTCTACCGCAAACCTGCTTTTTTTGAAAGGTTCAAAGCTATACACTCCTGCCAAGGAAGATGGGCTTTTGTGGGGGACTACCCTTGAGTTTTTAAGCAGGCGTTTAGAGATAAAGGAAGACTACATGAAAGTTTCTGAGCTTGAAGGTTTTGACAGCGTATTTGTGTTAAACTCTCTCTTGCTCTGTGCGGTTGTGGAAGAGGTGGATGGAAAGCAACTAAAGATGGATAATTCAACCTTTGAAGAAATTAGCCATATCCTAAGAGCTTCCCTATAG
- a CDS encoding MjaI family restriction endonuclease, with the protein MSKSERNKKEWILNIATNRWQFNRPKYVGKVAEEIRKCSPKTLQDWIEYYRNMVRPEKYREMSKHIPNFTIDEYLDFIGHELCKKIHEVMKKEIENIKDEDCVSYIRELVFKRTFHGYITEKYTVYERLEKELGVEIKPAPDSWDRRYNIDFYIECKQGVIGLQVKPITYQQTPEIHKWIDWLKESHEKFKKEVGGEVFVIFSVKLNKDVKRIHNESQVIDSIRRAIINLGGPK; encoded by the coding sequence ATGAGTAAGTCCGAGAGGAATAAGAAGGAGTGGATTTTAAATATAGCCACAAATCGCTGGCAATTTAATAGACCAAAATATGTGGGAAAGGTAGCGGAAGAGATAAGAAAATGCTCTCCAAAAACTCTACAGGATTGGATTGAATATTACAGGAATATGGTAAGACCAGAAAAGTATAGAGAGATGAGTAAACATATTCCAAACTTTACTATTGATGAATATCTTGATTTTATAGGTCATGAACTTTGTAAGAAAATTCATGAAGTTATGAAAAAGGAAATAGAAAACATAAAGGATGAAGACTGCGTATCTTACATAAGAGAGCTGGTTTTTAAAAGAACTTTTCATGGTTATATTACTGAGAAATATACAGTTTATGAGCGCTTAGAAAAGGAACTTGGAGTTGAAATAAAACCTGCACCAGATTCATGGGATAGAAGATATAATATTGACTTTTATATTGAATGCAAGCAGGGTGTAATAGGTCTGCAGGTTAAGCCCATTACATATCAACAAACTCCCGAGATTCACAAGTGGATAGATTGGTTAAAAGAATCACACGAAAAGTTTAAGAAGGAAGTTGGAGGAGAGGTGTTTGTTATATTTTCTGTGAAGCTAAACAAAGATGTTAAGCGTATTCACAACGAAAGTCAAGTAATTGATTCTATCAGAAGGGCTATAATAAACTTAGGAGGTCCGAAATGA
- a CDS encoding 2,3-bisphosphoglycerate-independent phosphoglycerate mutase, producing the protein MLKDLLVKNNTKILMVVLDGLGGLPVKDTKTELELANTPNLDRLAKRSALGMHIPVDYGITPGSGPGHLGIFGYNPLEYQIGRGILEALGLGLEVRDTDIAIRGNYATVERVDGRLIVKDRRAGRIPTEENRRITKKLSEAIREVDGVRVFFAPGMEHRVALLLRFPEALPEGSDRIRDTDPQKEGLEPIEPKGLNEASEKVAHVLRRLLEKIEEVLADEPKANYMLLRGFSQKPKMESFEERFGLKACAIAVYPMYRGLASLVGMELIDFEGQSIQDQIMALKDVWQDYDFFFLHIKKTDSYGEDGNYEGKIRVIEEFDKHLPELLELKPDVFVITGDHSTPSVLRGHSWHPVPVLLHSPYVLGGTSERFTERECLKGELGIFPAEKLINLMLAHSLRLAKFGA; encoded by the coding sequence ATGCTGAAGGACTTGCTTGTAAAAAACAATACAAAGATACTCATGGTGGTCCTTGATGGTCTTGGTGGGCTACCTGTGAAGGATACAAAGACGGAGCTTGAGCTTGCCAACACTCCAAACCTTGACCGCTTAGCCAAAAGGTCTGCCCTTGGCATGCATATTCCTGTGGACTATGGTATAACACCGGGTAGTGGTCCTGGTCATCTGGGTATTTTTGGCTACAATCCCTTGGAGTATCAAATAGGTAGGGGTATATTAGAGGCTCTTGGACTTGGGCTTGAGGTGAGGGATACGGACATAGCCATAAGAGGAAACTATGCCACGGTGGAGAGGGTGGATGGTAGGTTAATAGTAAAGGATAGGAGGGCAGGAAGGATTCCTACGGAGGAGAACAGAAGGATAACTAAGAAGCTCTCAGAGGCGATAAGGGAAGTGGATGGTGTAAGGGTGTTTTTTGCTCCGGGTATGGAGCACAGAGTTGCCTTGCTCTTGAGGTTTCCAGAGGCTCTTCCAGAGGGTAGCGACCGTATAAGGGACACAGACCCACAAAAGGAAGGACTTGAACCTATAGAGCCGAAAGGCTTAAACGAAGCGTCAGAAAAGGTGGCTCATGTTTTGAGAAGACTTTTGGAAAAAATAGAGGAAGTGCTCGCAGATGAGCCAAAGGCTAACTATATGCTTTTGAGGGGTTTTTCTCAAAAGCCAAAGATGGAAAGTTTTGAAGAGAGGTTTGGTCTAAAAGCCTGTGCTATTGCGGTCTATCCCATGTATAGGGGTCTTGCAAGCCTTGTGGGTATGGAGCTCATAGACTTTGAGGGTCAGTCCATACAAGACCAGATAATGGCTCTCAAAGATGTCTGGCAGGACTATGACTTTTTCTTCCTGCATATAAAGAAAACGGACTCTTACGGTGAGGATGGCAACTATGAAGGCAAGATAAGGGTGATAGAGGAGTTTGACAAACATCTGCCAGAGCTTTTGGAGTTAAAACCAGACGTGTTTGTTATAACAGGAGACCACTCCACTCCCTCCGTGCTAAGAGGACACTCTTGGCATCCTGTGCCAGTGCTTTTGCATTCTCCTTATGTGCTGGGTGGAACTTCAGAAAGGTTTACAGAGAGGGAGTGTTTGAAGGGTGAGCTTGGCATTTTTCCCGCAGAAAAGCTCATAAATCTCATGTTGGCACACTCTCTAAGGCTTGCCAAGTTTGGTGCTTGA
- the mqnC gene encoding cyclic dehypoxanthinyl futalosine synthase yields the protein MKTQTEIYDKVLEGERISPEEALRLFEEDLSTLGFLANEIRKRHHPENIATFVIDRNVNYTNVCVAGCKFCAFQRKVGSPEGYVLSKEEILKKVQELVDWGGTTLLMQGGLNPDLPIEYYEDLISSIKERFPQVQVHSFSAPEIVYLAKIERLSIREVLRRLKDAGLDSLPGGGAEILSQKVRNFLSPGKCSVEEWELVHKTAHELGMTSTATMMFGHVEKPEHIVEHLERVRKIQDETGGFTAFIPWTFKKGNTLLDKVEEASSTYYLKVLAISRIYLDNFKNIQSSHVTQTMQIGTIGLHFGANDLGSVMIEENVISSTSYKVSIPKVEDMVQAIRSAGFIPAQRDTYYRIVRIFN from the coding sequence ATGAAGACGCAAACAGAGATTTACGATAAAGTCCTTGAAGGAGAAAGGATAAGCCCAGAGGAAGCCCTTAGGCTCTTTGAGGAAGACCTATCCACTCTTGGCTTTCTTGCCAACGAGATAAGGAAAAGACATCATCCTGAGAACATAGCTACCTTTGTAATAGACAGAAATGTCAACTACACCAATGTGTGTGTTGCTGGGTGCAAGTTTTGTGCCTTTCAGAGAAAGGTAGGGTCGCCAGAGGGTTATGTGCTTTCAAAGGAGGAAATCCTCAAAAAGGTGCAAGAGCTGGTGGATTGGGGCGGGACTACTCTACTTATGCAAGGTGGTCTAAACCCAGACCTGCCAATAGAATACTACGAAGACCTAATAAGCTCCATAAAGGAGAGGTTTCCACAAGTTCAAGTTCATTCCTTTTCCGCTCCTGAGATAGTCTATTTGGCTAAGATAGAAAGGCTAAGCATAAGGGAAGTCTTAAGAAGGTTAAAAGACGCAGGTCTTGACTCTCTGCCCGGTGGTGGTGCGGAGATTCTATCTCAGAAAGTAAGAAATTTTCTAAGCCCAGGCAAGTGCAGTGTAGAGGAGTGGGAGCTTGTGCACAAAACCGCCCATGAGCTTGGTATGACCTCTACCGCCACTATGATGTTTGGTCATGTGGAAAAACCAGAGCATATAGTGGAACACTTAGAAAGGGTAAGAAAAATACAGGATGAAACAGGTGGCTTTACCGCCTTTATACCCTGGACTTTCAAGAAGGGTAATACCCTGCTGGACAAGGTGGAGGAAGCCTCTTCTACCTACTATCTCAAGGTGCTTGCCATATCAAGAATATACCTTGACAACTTCAAGAATATACAAAGCTCTCACGTAACTCAGACCATGCAGATAGGAACGATAGGCTTACACTTTGGTGCTAACGACCTTGGCAGTGTGATGATAGAGGAGAATGTCATTTCTTCTACTTCCTACAAGGTAAGTATACCGAAGGTAGAGGACATGGTTCAAGCCATAAGGTCCGCAGGCTTTATCCCTGCCCAGAGGGACACATACTATAGGATAGTGAGGATTTTCAATTAG
- a CDS encoding ATP-binding protein has protein sequence MSLLKEFLSQVGEGYLLIDKEGRVVFGNDFLLKRRLLRENFEGKPYYECVNNLTVVSCLAEALSEKKDRVCNFDHEEREYTLYAFTGSELTVVRFSDITELRRYERSRREFVANVSHELKTPIAVLKSLLETLYEEEDREEKKVFLEKALKRVEDMRRLVEDLLILTKLESGEERIKREDVDLRLLVEEVFDLLEPQAKERNISLINSVDKELKVKGDWDKLFLLLKNLVDNAIKYNKEGGKVEVKAKRENQYVQLQVQDTGIGIPKEHIPFIFERFYRVDPSRSRNLGGTGLGLSIVKHIALSHGGKIEVQSKEGVGSIFSVFLPLE, from the coding sequence ATGAGCCTTCTTAAGGAATTTCTCAGTCAGGTAGGTGAGGGTTATCTGCTTATTGACAAGGAAGGAAGGGTGGTTTTTGGCAACGATTTTCTATTGAAAAGAAGGCTTTTAAGAGAAAACTTTGAAGGTAAACCCTACTATGAGTGTGTCAACAACCTTACAGTGGTGAGCTGTCTTGCGGAAGCCCTCTCAGAGAAAAAGGACAGGGTTTGCAACTTTGACCATGAGGAGAGGGAGTATACCCTGTATGCCTTTACAGGTAGCGAGCTTACTGTGGTTCGTTTTTCGGATATAACGGAGCTAAGAAGGTATGAAAGGTCAAGAAGGGAGTTTGTTGCTAACGTGTCTCATGAACTGAAAACACCCATAGCGGTGCTTAAAAGCCTTTTGGAGACCCTATACGAAGAAGAGGACAGGGAGGAGAAAAAAGTATTTTTGGAGAAAGCCCTCAAACGTGTTGAGGACATGAGAAGGCTTGTAGAAGACCTTCTTATACTTACCAAGTTGGAGTCTGGTGAGGAAAGAATAAAGAGGGAGGATGTGGACCTTAGGCTCTTAGTTGAGGAAGTCTTTGACCTATTAGAGCCACAGGCAAAAGAGAGAAACATAAGCCTTATAAATTCCGTAGATAAGGAGCTGAAGGTTAAAGGAGATTGGGACAAGCTTTTCCTTCTTCTTAAAAACCTTGTGGACAACGCCATAAAATACAACAAGGAGGGAGGAAAAGTGGAAGTTAAAGCCAAAAGAGAAAACCAATACGTGCAACTGCAAGTTCAAGACACTGGCATAGGCATACCAAAAGAGCATATTCCCTTTATCTTTGAAAGATTCTATAGGGTAGACCCTTCCAGGTCAAGAAACTTAGGTGGGACTGGTCTTGGTCTCTCTATCGTAAAGCATATAGCCTTATCTCACGGCGGGAAAATAGAGGTGCAGAGCAAAGAAGGTGTGGGGAGCATCTTTAGTGTGTTCTTACCCTTAGAGTAG
- a CDS encoding ribonuclease H-like domain-containing protein: MKKVVSFDIETFCPIEELTEQELSYLKGRKDYPSEESFHRDLATNPYVSLLISFSLFFLEENVGYVFYMAEEDKKEKSNITVDSRNIETLYTSLSIKDGLLSAEKRLLEVLWEQLKDVDMLITFHGRDFDMEFIKIRTILQGIKHVAFFKYFPSKNQSYYSKNQNHIDLKEVFNVGRNNYSLNFIAKRLNLSIDKSDMDGSKVRDAFLNKEYKKVAEYNLRDAIITGMLYERVKDYIQSKPLADLLKSAGFSNSKEVIEYALGKGLLSKSEVSNLIDLYKKEHNSQYIAPTNDQVYFLRILLENMDINLNDICKSLGYEVILRIIGSKEDYEEEIT; this comes from the coding sequence ATGAAAAAGGTTGTTAGCTTTGACATTGAAACCTTTTGTCCCATAGAGGAACTTACCGAACAAGAGCTCTCATATCTTAAAGGAAGAAAAGACTATCCCTCTGAAGAGAGCTTTCACAGAGACCTTGCAACAAACCCTTATGTTTCCCTCTTAATTTCCTTTTCTCTCTTCTTCTTGGAGGAGAATGTAGGATATGTCTTTTATATGGCTGAAGAAGATAAAAAAGAAAAGTCCAATATCACAGTAGATAGTAGAAACATAGAAACCCTATATACCTCTTTATCTATAAAGGATGGGCTTCTTTCTGCGGAGAAAAGACTTCTTGAAGTCCTTTGGGAACAGCTAAAAGATGTGGATATGCTTATTACCTTTCATGGAAGGGACTTTGATATGGAGTTTATCAAAATAAGAACAATACTACAGGGTATAAAACATGTTGCCTTCTTTAAATACTTCCCTTCAAAGAATCAAAGCTACTATTCTAAAAACCAAAATCACATAGACCTAAAGGAAGTGTTTAATGTAGGTAGAAATAACTACTCTCTCAACTTTATTGCAAAAAGGCTCAACCTCTCTATAGACAAAAGCGATATGGATGGTTCAAAGGTGAGAGATGCTTTCTTAAATAAGGAATACAAGAAGGTGGCAGAATATAACCTAAGGGATGCTATCATAACGGGCATGCTCTACGAAAGGGTTAAAGATTATATCCAAAGCAAACCTCTTGCTGACCTGTTAAAATCTGCAGGCTTTTCTAACAGCAAGGAAGTTATAGAATACGCCCTCGGAAAGGGACTTCTTAGTAAAAGTGAAGTATCAAACCTTATAGACCTTTATAAAAAGGAACATAACAGCCAATACATAGCACCCACAAACGACCAAGTATATTTCCTGCGTATTCTATTGGAGAACATGGACATAAACCTAAATGATATTTGTAAGAGCTTAGGCTACGAGGTGATTCTAAGAATTATAGGCTCAAAGGAAGACTACGAAGAAGAGATAACTTAG
- a CDS encoding nitronate monooxygenase family protein yields the protein MSLKPLKLRNKTVPIPIIQGGMGVGISWEKLAGAVAREGAVGVVSAVGTGYRYPELVKRDKFGRPIGSIYTHNKEALTRIIKEAKRISEGNGAIGVNILCAITDYGRVAQDAVEAGADAIISGAGLPLRLPEYVGDADVALIPIVSSARALNLICRTWEKKYKRLPDAVVLEGPKSGGHQGFKYEECFMPEYQLENLFPSVLEEAQRWGGIPVIVAGGIWSYKDIVYYMERGASGVQIATRFIATHECDAPPIYKEILLNAEEEDIILFKSPVGYPLRVVRTPFIERLLAGYNGWNGCVSHCITPCNKGEEAKKVGFCIADRLGSAWLGNYEEGIFISGANGHLLKRQGIISVKELIEILTGKRPDPTLEEEGVLK from the coding sequence ATGTCCTTGAAACCTTTAAAACTTAGAAACAAGACTGTTCCAATTCCCATAATTCAAGGTGGGATGGGAGTGGGTATCTCTTGGGAAAAGCTCGCTGGTGCTGTAGCAAGAGAGGGTGCGGTGGGTGTTGTATCTGCGGTGGGCACTGGCTATAGATACCCGGAGCTTGTTAAAAGAGACAAGTTTGGAAGACCTATAGGGTCAATATACACTCACAACAAGGAAGCTCTCACAAGGATAATAAAGGAAGCAAAGAGGATTTCGGAAGGTAATGGTGCTATAGGAGTAAACATACTCTGTGCCATAACCGACTACGGAAGGGTTGCACAAGATGCAGTTGAAGCTGGTGCGGATGCCATAATATCTGGTGCGGGTCTTCCCCTCAGGCTTCCTGAATATGTAGGTGATGCGGATGTGGCGTTAATTCCCATAGTTTCTTCTGCCAGAGCCCTTAACCTTATATGCAGGACTTGGGAGAAAAAATACAAAAGGCTTCCTGATGCGGTAGTTCTTGAGGGACCAAAATCTGGAGGGCATCAAGGCTTTAAATACGAAGAGTGCTTTATGCCAGAATATCAACTTGAGAACCTTTTCCCTTCCGTCCTTGAAGAGGCTCAAAGGTGGGGAGGCATTCCGGTTATAGTGGCTGGTGGTATTTGGAGCTATAAGGACATAGTCTACTACATGGAGAGGGGTGCAAGCGGTGTGCAGATAGCAACGCGTTTTATAGCTACTCATGAATGTGATGCACCACCGATATATAAAGAGATACTGCTTAATGCGGAGGAAGAGGACATAATTCTCTTTAAATCTCCTGTAGGATATCCACTAAGGGTTGTAAGAACACCCTTTATAGAAAGGCTTCTTGCCGGATACAATGGGTGGAACGGCTGTGTTTCTCATTGTATAACACCCTGCAACAAGGGAGAAGAAGCTAAGAAGGTAGGCTTTTGCATAGCGGACAGGCTCGGCTCTGCGTGGCTTGGAAACTACGAGGAGGGTATATTCATAAGTGGTGCAAACGGACACCTACTTAAAAGGCAAGGAATAATAAGTGTAAAGGAGCTCATTGAAATACTCACCGGTAAAAGACCAGACCCAACCCTTGAGGAAGAAGGTGTTTTAAAATAA
- a CDS encoding DUF2905 domain-containing protein — MSEVGKVLLLMGFVLLILGLLLTFFEKLPLGLGRLPGDIVIKRDNFTFYFPLGTSIILSVVLSLLLTLLFSLLKK; from the coding sequence ATGAGCGAGGTGGGCAAGGTGCTTTTGCTAATGGGCTTTGTCCTCCTCATCTTGGGATTACTGCTTACCTTCTTTGAGAAACTTCCCCTTGGGCTTGGAAGACTTCCAGGGGACATTGTGATAAAAAGGGATAACTTTACTTTCTACTTTCCCCTCGGCACTTCCATAATACTGAGCGTAGTCCTCTCTTTACTTCTTACCCTTCTTTTTAGCCTGTTGAAGAAGTAA
- the ispD gene encoding 2-C-methyl-D-erythritol 4-phosphate cytidylyltransferase, translated as MISLILLSAGEGKRFGRKKQFEKLFGKPLFMHSLERLLGKFDETILVLPPEDINLSIPAGVVKVPGGKERQDSVFNALLEAKGDLVVVHDCARPFASLELFLRVCDLGEFEGKIPALPVRDTIKRVAHGMVVETVDRTNLWLSQTPQAFRKRTLLECYFKARNEGFCATDDAQLLERYGYKVGVIQGEPTNIKITYPEDMLLAEAIGKLLGYG; from the coding sequence ATGATAAGCCTTATTCTTCTCTCCGCAGGCGAGGGAAAACGCTTTGGTAGGAAAAAGCAGTTTGAAAAGCTCTTTGGAAAGCCTCTGTTTATGCATTCCTTGGAAAGGCTTCTTGGTAAGTTTGATGAAACTATTCTTGTTTTACCTCCAGAAGATATAAACCTTAGCATTCCTGCTGGAGTGGTTAAGGTCCCTGGTGGGAAGGAGAGGCAAGATTCTGTCTTTAATGCACTTCTTGAAGCCAAAGGAGACCTTGTAGTAGTGCATGACTGTGCAAGACCCTTTGCAAGCCTTGAACTTTTTTTAAGGGTTTGTGACCTTGGAGAGTTTGAGGGAAAAATTCCTGCACTGCCCGTGAGGGACACCATAAAGAGGGTAGCCCATGGCATGGTGGTAGAAACAGTAGACAGGACAAACCTGTGGCTCTCTCAGACCCCCCAAGCCTTTAGGAAAAGAACCTTGCTTGAATGCTATTTCAAGGCGAGAAATGAGGGTTTTTGTGCCACCGATGATGCTCAACTTCTTGAAAGATATGGCTACAAGGTAGGTGTAATTCAAGGCGAGCCTACAAATATAAAAATTACATACCCAGAGGACATGCTACTTGCAGAGGCTATAGGGAAGCTCTTAGGATATGGCTAA